Genomic window (Subtercola endophyticus):
GCGATCCCACCACGCGAAGCCATCGAATGGGTCTGCAAGCTGCCCAACCTGAAATCTATCGTGTTCGGGGCATCAAGTCGTGCGAACATCCATTCGACAAAGATCTTGGTAGACGAGTACTGGGTCGACTGATCCGGGCCATCGGCCCGGCTCAGCTATAGCTGCCTTCAGGTTGGTGAGCAGTGCGGTTTGATGAGGCGCTGTGCCACAGTCGGCGAAGAATCGGCGGCCAGCAGGAGGACGCCAGAGGCAGTGGCCCTTCTCGTCGGCATGGATTTCGGGGTACGCGATTCGAGTGTGGTCGTCGATCACGGCGTGGATGTACTCGTAGCCGACGGCGATTCTCTTGCCACGCGGGATCGGTGCGCGTCCGTGGGCCGCGTCAGCCGCCTCCGTCGGGGATCCGGCCGAGTTTCTTCACATCAACGTGAACGAGCTCTTCCGCGCGTTCCCGCTCGTGCCTGTTCAACCCGCGCGCTGTCACCAACCTCGTGGCTAAGTACAGCTAGCGGCGCAGCTAGTGCGTCAGGTGGCCGGAACGAGTGTAACGAGCAGGTACGGCCGGTTCGCGACGGTCAAGGTGCGCTTGCTGGTAATCGACACCACCAGGCTGGTTCCGACGCCTGCGTCGTCTTGAGTGAACGCGACACTACCTGATCCGCCCTGGTTGGCCTTTACATAAGAGGTGATGTCAAGCGATCTCAGGCTCGAGGTGGAGTCCACGGTGGTATATCCGATGGATGCACCCATGGTTGGTTTCGTGTTGAAAGTGACTGTCGACTCCGACCACGCCGAGGTCACCGCATTGGCCCGGATGTGCGAACTAGTGCCACCCGAGTCTGTAACACTCGCGTAGAACATCAGCTGTGCCGATTGAATGTTCTTGCCTGAGAGCGACGACAAGTCCAGGCCCATATAGGTGTACCGATCGAACGTCGGATATGCGGCCGAGTGACGGTCGAAGAGGGTAACTGCTGTCTTGAAATTCGACGCCGCCCAGTCGCCGCCCTGAACGTACGCGTCTTGCGTGGTGGCCAGCGAGAGCTTCACGCTGACGCCGGGCGCCGCCACCACGGTTGTGCAACCCGACAACTCCGACGAGCGCGGACCAGCCGCAGTAACAGTGCCGAAAACTTTGTCACCGATGTTCAGGTTGCCGTTGACTGTGAACGACGCATTGCCTGCCGAATTCGTCGTAACAGAGACAGCCCCGAGCGCTGTCCCGGAATAGCGAGAAATGGGGCAGGTAGACGCGCTCGTCGAGTACAGATCGACCGACATGCTGGTAGACGCCGGCCCCGTGACGGTACCCGTGACGGTACCCGATACGCTCGAGGTATTGGAGAGTGCCGAAGAGATGGCAGGAACAGCGAGGGTACCGTAGGCGCGCAGCGTGACAACAATGTAGGGCTTGTTCGTCGAGCGCCTCCCGTCGATCGACACCACCGAGCCTGTTCCCACACCGTTGTCGTCTTGGCTGAAGGCTAGTCTCCCCACCGACCCCTTCTTATTGCGAACATAGTCGGTGATGTCCATGCTGCGCAGTGCGGCCGTCTTGTCGACCGCCACCGTTCCGATTCGGTCGGCCGTCGTCGGCTTTGTATTGAAGGTCACGGTCGACTCCGACCACGGAGTGGTCACCGCGAAAGCTGTCAGGTGAGTATTCGTGGTCGTCGTGCTCGTATTGGTCGCCATGAAGAACACCTGCGCCGACTCGATTGATTTGTTCGCCAGCGAGCTGAGATCAAAATCCATGAAGGTTTCGCGATCATATTGAGGGTAGGCGGTGGTGTGGCTCGATAACAGAGCAACTGCCGTCTTGAAGTTACTGTCTGACGAGGTTCCTCCCTGCACGTACCCGTCTTGGCTCGAGAGCAGCGTAAGTTTCTGGCCCACCCCTGGCGCAGCGGTGACCTGAAGACACGAAGACATGTTCGACGACTTCGGCTCGGTGTCCGAGACCGCCCCGTAGACCCAATCTCCTATGGTCAGAGCACCATTAACCGTGAACGAAGCCGTTCCCGATCCGTTGGTGGTGACAGTGATGGCACCGAGCGGGCGACCGGATGCCCGGGCGACGGGACATGTCGGCGCGGTTGCTGCGGCGAGGTCGACTGTCATCTTCGTCGAAGCCGGGCCGGAGACGGTTCCGGTGATCACTCCGGGTGCCGACGGAGAGGTTGAAATGGCCGTCGAGAGCGTCGGAGCCGCGAGCGGTGCACCAGAACGCAGCCGGATTTGCATGTACGGCTTATCCGCAGATCTGCGGCTGTCGATAGAGACCACCAGTCCCTGACCAACACCACCGTCATCTTGGCTGAAGGCCAGGTCGGCTGAACCACCCACCTTCGCTCGCACATAGTCGGTAATGTCCATGGTGCGGGGTACGAGATCTTCGTCGACCGCGACGTACCCTACCCGGTCGCCCGTTGTCGGCTTCGTGTTGTAGGTGACCGTCGACTCGCTCCACGAGGAGGTGACGGCGAGAGCGTCGACATGAGAGGCCGTGGCACCACTGCTGTCGGTCACATTCGCGCCGAAGACCACAAACGCCGACTCGATCTGCTTTCCGGCGAGCGACGAGAGGTCGAAGCCCATGAGGGTGGTGCGATCGAATTGCGGGTAGGGAGTGCTGTGGCTGTCGAGGAGTTTGACTGCCGTTTTGAAATTCGAGCCAGCCCAGTTGCCGCCCTGAACGTAGGCATCCTGATTCGACATCACAACCACGTCCAGCGGGTCTTTCACGGTGATACCACGCACCGCCCACACCCACTGATTCGCCACCAAGACTTTGACGCCTAAGGTGACTACTCCAGGTTTCAGCGCGGTTACCACGCCCGACGAGTTGATCGATGCGATGGCCGAGTTAGAGCTGGTATATGACATCGGCAGCGTCGAGTTCGGCACGGTCGCACCCGTCGGATCGAGCAGTGTATAGCTCAGAGCCGTTGTATCTCCGAGATTTAGTTGGGTCGCACCGCTTGCAAGCGTTGCAGAATAGTGATTGGTCGTCGGGCTCACCGGAGTGGGCTTGTCTTGCGACATGAGTTTCACGTCGCGAATGATCGACATCTTGTTCGTCGGATCGCCGTAGACGAGTATTCGCACATACCGTCGAACGATCGGTCCCGTGCTGAAAGAAGCGTACTGATTGTCAGCAGTCTGTCTCGCTGTTCCACTAAATACAGAAGTCCAGTTCACGTTGTCGTTCGACACGCGGATGGCATACTTCGCCCCGGTAGCGCCGACATCGCCCCAATAGATCTCAGCATGCTGCACCGTCTGGGGCCTGCCGAGATCGAAGGCTATCCACTGTTCGCCCGTCACCGACCAGTTGGTGTAGAGCGAATTATCGGCAACCGCTGATACGGGGTTCGACGCAGTGTCCACGCTGGCGGTGAGACTGACCCAGGGTACGGCCCCGGGTATGAACGAGACGGTATAGGTTACAGAGCTCTTGCCTGATTCCGTGACCACGATCTTAGCTTGACCCGGGGTAGCCGGAGCCTGAGTGATGGCGACGGTAGCGCCGCTGCTCGACGCACCCGACACGGTGGGAGGAGCGCTTACAGATGAGGCCTGAACCTGGTATGCCAGCGTTCCCGGCGTGAATGTCGAAAGCGGCTTGCCATCGAGCGCGAGCGACGTCAGAGCGGAATACTGTGCGCTGGCAGTTCCCCAGTTCGCTAGTGGAGTCACAGCGGCTAACGCCGGAGTCGCTCCCCCAGTGATGGGCGTGAACTGGACGGCCAGGTTGACCGTCGAGGTGCCGCTGATTCGGATAGAGAGTTTGTTGATGCCTGTGTTCGCGCTCTGGCCGGCGACTTGGGGTGAGGTCCAGAGCGGTGCCGCGGACATCATCGAGAACGTTGCTGTACTCGGGGCGGCGATTCGCGCCAGGAGCTGCTGGCCGTTCTGGGAGAGCACAGCCGACTTTCCGTCGGCTGCGATGTTGATGTCCGCCGCTGTGTGCATGTACCACCACGTGTCGATGTTCGCTTTGCCCGACAACTCGTCTTGCACCAATACTTGCGTGCGGTTATCGAAGAGCGAAACCCCCCGCTTCCAGGAGTTGAGCGCGGTCGGGTACGACGAGGTCAGATCGGTGACCGCACTCGCCGTCGTCGCATCCGATCTCACTATCTGCACGGTCGACGAAGCCGATGGATTGCTGTCTGGCCCGCTGGTCGTCGTGCCGGGGTTCAGCACGATTCGGTTTTGGCCCTCGGCTCTCTTCTTATAAACGTTCCACCGGCCGCCGTTGGTGACATCGAAGTAACCGGGCAGTGAATAGCTGTCGGCGCCGAGGTCGACAGCCCATTGCTGCCCGAGCGCGTCGAGCGTGAACGAGCCCCCGTCGAGGTCTGAATGACCCGGAGCCTGGTCGGTTGCGGTCTTGAGCGCGACGAAGGTAGCTTGTCGTTGCGCCCACGACGATCGAAGAGTCGAAACGCCATAGTCGGCGAATGTCGCATCCAGCGGAATCGCTGGTACCGCAGGTACTGTCGTCGTGCGGACTGCCGCGTACCAGATGAGCGCCTTCGGGGTGGGGTCGACGGCGTCAGGCCCGGTCATGGCTGCAATGGCTCGCGTCCGCAGTGTCGCATCGCCGTACAGCGACTCCAGCCCGAGCAGCGGGGTGGTCATCGGTTCGTTCACCCACGCGTCTCCGAAGTTGGCGAAGTTGCCGCTCGGGCCCGAAAGGTTCAGTGCGAAGAGCCCGGTCTGCGCCAGCCCTGGGCTGGCCAAGAGCCCGTAGTCTTTTCCCGTCGACGATTCGAGCGACGATATGTATGTCGTGAGGTAATTCGACGCATATGACCAGTACGTGATGCCTTCGGTGTAGCCACCGTCTGACGAGTATTCGGTGAGACCGTTCACGATGCTCGCCCTGGCGTCGTCGAGAATCTGACCCGACATGCTCGCGCTGTCTTGGGCCAGGGCGAGAGCGGCGATGCTCAGCCCCGAGTTGCTGACGACGTTCCAGTTCGAGGTGTCCGTCGACCAGTAGTTTTGCGCCGCGTACGTTGTGAGCGCGGGGGTGAACGCCTTGGTTTCCACGGCTGCAGTCAGAGTGCTGCGTTGAGCCGACGACAGATAGCTGTACAACCAGTCGTAGCCGATGCCGAAGGCATGGGCCATTTCGGCGGTATCGAGAAAATGGGAAGGGTTCCAGTCGGGAAATGCCGCAGCGGCATTCAATTCTGTCCACAGGCGGTCTGCGTACTTCGTGTTGCCTGTGAGTTGCCACATCAGTCCGAGCGCATAGGTTCGAGTCAGAACCTGACGACTCGCCGAAAGCAAGTCTCCCGACGTGGTGTCGTACGTCGTCACCCCGAGGGGGATGATCGCGTCTGCTGAAGTCTGAATCGTCTTGTACCACGAGATGGCGGTTGCATCGGTTGTCACTGCGACCTTCAGATCGGCGACAGAGGCCGACGTGAGAAGCAACCGCGGGTGCGCGGTCGAGACGTCTGCGATGATGTTCGTCGGCGTCACGGCGACGACGGGTGCCGCTGACGCCGAAGAAACCGATTGGAACGGCGTGAGTGCCGCACCGATCGAGGCGATGAGAGCGACCATGACAACGACGGACAACGTGCGATATCTCAACGAGCCACCCCCCCTGGCTAAACGCAGTACGAGCCCATGAAGGGCTACTGCGCAAGTCCCTAAACGGGTGTCAACTAGTGACCATTATGGCCCCAATAAGGGGTACAGAATAGTCTCGCAGCAAACTTTCAGGTTGGCGGCGACACATGCGCGACATACGTGGTTGCTAGCATTCGGCAAGACGCGAGATTAACGATCGGAGTTTGTGTGCCCGCGGTGACCGCCATTGAATCCATTCGACTCATCCCCGAACTGCGCTCGGTTCACATCACGAGGTACTACGAGACAACACCCGCCCATATGCTCTACTTCACGGAGAAATACGATCTCGTCGGAGTGGACGTGCCGAAACAGTTCAGAAAAGTCAACCTGACGCTCGCCCTGCGCCTGCTTCGAGGTTCAAGGGCGACTGTGCTCGAAATGCCTGAACCGCTCTGGGTTCGCTTTCTACCCACTGGCGTCGCTATCGCACTGACCTGGAAGCTTTCGGGATTGATCACCGGTCGCAAGCGAATACTGGTCACCTACGCAATGGAGAACAACGAGCTCGGTCACCTGATCGGCGGGAATCGACGTGTTCCTCCGATTTTTGTGAGAGCGTTCGGACTCGGCCTCGGTCTGTATATCAGGCTCCTGCTCGACAAGATCGCATTCGCGACGGAAGGCTCGCAGAACCTCTACATGTCGATTCCGTTTGTGCGATCTGTCGAACATCGATTGTTCGAGGAGCTTCCGTCCGATGCCGGCGACAAGCAGACCGTTCCGGACCCCGACGCGTGCGTTTTCGTCGGCGTGCTCGAAGAGCGCAAGGGGGTCGCACAACTCCTCACCGCGTGGGAAGAAGTAGAGCGACTTAATCCGACCGCGACACTCACCATTATTGGCCCGGGTCCGCTAGCAGATCGGGTCACGTCGTGGGCATCGCAGAATCCAAGCCGACGAAAATACCTCGGTCAACTCCCACGTGCGCACGTGCAGCGGCGCCTCGCGACGGCGGTGACACTAATCGCTCCGTCGATACCCGACGGCCGATGGCGAGAACAGGTCGGGCTGCCCATCAAAGAAGGCCTCTCGCACGGGCTCACCGTCGTCACGACTGATCAGACCGGGCTCGCTTCGTGGCTGCGACAGCACGGACACCAGGTCGTTGCTGCGTCGAACATTACGGCTGAGCTGCCCGCTGCGATCAAGCTGGCACTCGAGCATCCGTTGGCCCGCGCCTCGGTAATCGGCTCGTTGCCGCACATCGAAGGTCGATACCAGTCTGATGCCTGGATTCACGAGCGCTGAAGGACAGCACGGATGAGTACGACAGAGAATACGAAGAGAATGCGCATGCGCGAGGCGGTCGAGCATCGCATCCTCATCATCAACACGCTCGGTGGGGCGCTCCTTCACTACACGAAGGCGTTGAGCGACAACCTCGAGGGGGCAGGTTATGAGGTCGCGGTAGCCACGATCTTCGAGCCGTCGCAGGCAACAGGAGGTCGCCTTACGTGGATCCTTCGGTATCTTCGCGTGCTGCTCTCTGCCCGAAGAATGGCAACGAACGACAAGAAGAACACGGTGATCGTCACATGGCCGGTTCTGGGCTATCTCGACCTGCTTCTCGGGATGATTCTCGGCCGGCGGGCTGTGATCGAATTCGTCGTCCACGACCCGGAACCGCTTGTCTCGGCGGTCGGTTACGATCGACGATCCCGACGGCTTTCCCGCTGGGCGCCGTTCAAACGAGGTCTGGTCGTGCACAGCGACGCCGCACTCGCCGACGTCGTGCAGCAGGGATTCGAAGCCATCGTGACCAAACTTCCCCACCCGATTCTTCCGGTAGCACAAAGCAAGAATGAGCCCGTCAACGAACCGAAAGTCGTTCGCGTTCTCGGTCAGTTCAAACCGGATCGTGATGTAAAAGCCCTCGAAGAGATCAGTGCATCGATCGGGCCAGGCGTCTTGCTCGAGATACGCGGAAGACGCTGGCCGCAGATCGCAGGATGGCATGTCTCCGAGGGATTCGTACCTGAAGACGAGTTGCAGAGCCTCTTACGAACGAGTGACGCGGTCGTCGTTCCATACAAGCGGTTCTACCAGAGCGGAATCGCCATCAGGTGCCTCGAGTACGGCGTTCCCATCGTCGGACCGGCAGGGACGAGTCTAGAGGATTTGGTCGGAAAATCGTCGCCGCTGCTGGTGTCGGACACGGGAACCGGCGCCGGCTGGACATCGGCCATCGCCAACGCCCTTGCCAGCGACAAGGACGACGTGCTCAGGATGGTAGACGAGTTGCGTCTGGGATCACGCAAAGCATGGCACGAGTTCATCGATCGGGCGGGCCGCACCTGAGTTCGTGACGAGCCTCGGACTCAGGCCGACACCTTGGCGAGGCTTTCGATGTCGGCCGCCGTGTACGTCGCCTGAATCTGTGCGTCGTTCTGATTGTCGAGCACGTTGGTCTTCATGAGACTCGTTTCGAACGTGCCTCGAACGGTCGGATAGCCTTCCGGAGCAGCGCTCACTTGAGCGACCAGAAACCCGGATCGCACCGCGACGGCATGCAACCAAATATCATCTGCCTTCGGGCTGACGACACGAAATGCCTCGTCTGCGGCGTTCAACTCGTCGAGGAATGCTGGCGGATAGATCACTCCAGAGACGCCGAGGGCGAGGTTGAGACTGCTCGGCTCCGCCGATGTAACCGCGTTCCACGTAGAGTACGGGGCGAAGCCCGCACCTAGCATCTCGACTCGACGCGCTTTCATGGCACGAATGACGTCGGGGCGTGCTCGGTGAGCAGAATCGAGCCTGCTGAGCCAGTCAATGGGATAGATCACGTCGTCGTCTGCAGTCACCATGGCGACTTCATGGCGATTGTGCAATTTCACGTAGGGATAGTACTTCGTGTGCGGCCCGTAGTTCGAGGTGACCAGGATCTCGAGACCACGAGCAACGAGGCGCTCAAGCTCGGGAGGTCTGGGTGCACGGCTGTCTTTTTCATCGATCCACAGAATGATGCGTGAAGGCTTAAGCTCTCCTCGGCCGATGCTCTCGATCGCGTAAAACACGGTTTGCAGACGAAGGCCATGCGTTGTCAGCGAGACGACGGGGCCGTTCGTAGAAAGAACAGATCCACGACTCGTCTTGTTACGCTTTCGCAACTGCCGCATGGTTCTGGTGACTGCGACATATTTTTTCAGGCGCTGCGGGAGTGAAGTGAAAGCTGAGATAGTCGTTCCCAATCGTTTCTGGCGGGTACAGAGCTCAATACGCTCCGGAACTCCCGACAACGGCCCTTGCGGTCTTCAGCAGGATGACGAAGTCGCCGACCATCGACCAGTTTTCCACGTAGTAGAGGTCAAGTCGAACCGAGTCGTCCCACGACAGGTCTGAGCGACCGCTCACCTGCCAGAGGCCCGTTATGCCCGGCTTCATCAGGAACCGACGGTGCACGTGAGTGTCGTACTGGTCGACCTCTTTCTGCAGCGGAGGCCGTGGGCCGATGAGAGACATGTCCCCACGAAGAACATTCAGCAGCTGCGGCAACTCGTCGAGGCTGTAGCGTCGCAGCCACTTACCGATAGGAGTGACTCGCGGGTCGTCCTTCATCTTGAAAAGAATCGAATTACCTTCTTCACGCGACTCGTTTTGCAGGTTCTTCAGCAATGCTTCGGCGTTCGGCACCATAGTTCGAAACTTCATCATGAAGAACGTGGAGCCGTTGAGCCCAACGCGTTCTTGAAGAAAAAACACCGGTCCTTCGGTGCTCAGCCGAACGGTCATAGCGATGAGCAACAGCACCGGCGAGAGGACAAGTAGTAACAATGCGCTCGAAAAAACGTCGAAGAGCCGCTTCTGGTAACGTTTGAAACCCTCGTAACGCGGCGTCTCTACGTGGATCAGCGGCAACCCGGCGACGGGGCGAGTATGGATGCGCGGGCCACCGATGTCGGTAAGACTCGGGGCGACGACTAGATGCTGACGACCGGGCTCCAGCGACCAACTGAGTTCGCGAATACGTTCAGGCGACAGTTCGTCTGAACTGGTGATGACAACTGTATCGGCTCCACTCGCGCGAAGGGCTGACGCGACGTCGTCGACTCCCCCCGCGACAGGAACACGGGTGTCGCCAAGACTGTGTGCCGCGCGACCATTCGGGATACATGCCGCTATGACCTGGTATCCCGCCTGAGGTTGACCCGCTAGCTGCTTCGCCGTGTGCAAGACCGATACCTCCGACCCGACGAGAAGAACACGCGCCGAGTATTCACCGAGTCTGCGGCGATGATTCAGCCAGCGACGCCAGAGAATTCGCGTCGCAAGCAGTATCAGTGTGCCCGCGGGGAATGCGATGATGAAGTATCCGCGACTGAAGTCGATCTGCAACAAAAAGGCCAAAATCGCGAACACACCGAACAGTCGAAGACTCGCGTCGAAGACGATGCGATATTCGGCGCTACCTGTGCCGATCACCCGGTCACCGCGTGAGCCGTAAATGCTTAGAATGCCTGTCCAGCAGATCGCCAGAAGAAGCGACAATGAGGTGTAGCTGATCGTGAATGACCTGAGGTTGCTGGCGACGTTCGTCTCGCTCGAAACGGTGCCGAACCAGACTGCCTGCGTCGCGAACACGGCGCAAAGGATCACGACGAAGTCAGTGATCGCGAGCCGTGCACGATACGAACGACGCCAATCATGGTGCGCCATCTTCGGCTTCTCGCTCGCAGCTAATACCCCGCCAAGCACCTCAGCACTCATACTCTCCCCCAAAGCCCTGTTTCAAACGGGCGATTCCGCGTATTGGGTCAGTAACCCAACCTACCGAAGTCCTCCACTTAAGGGTTAGTCATGGGCACAGGATTTAACGTATTCGACATCTGATGCGACAGTGG
Coding sequences:
- a CDS encoding CBM96 family carbohydrate-binding protein, whose protein sequence is MSVVVMVALIASIGAALTPFQSVSSASAAPVVAVTPTNIIADVSTAHPRLLLTSASVADLKVAVTTDATAISWYKTIQTSADAIIPLGVTTYDTTSGDLLSASRQVLTRTYALGLMWQLTGNTKYADRLWTELNAAAAFPDWNPSHFLDTAEMAHAFGIGYDWLYSYLSSAQRSTLTAAVETKAFTPALTTYAAQNYWSTDTSNWNVVSNSGLSIAALALAQDSASMSGQILDDARASIVNGLTEYSSDGGYTEGITYWSYASNYLTTYISSLESSTGKDYGLLASPGLAQTGLFALNLSGPSGNFANFGDAWVNEPMTTPLLGLESLYGDATLRTRAIAAMTGPDAVDPTPKALIWYAAVRTTTVPAVPAIPLDATFADYGVSTLRSSWAQRQATFVALKTATDQAPGHSDLDGGSFTLDALGQQWAVDLGADSYSLPGYFDVTNGGRWNVYKKRAEGQNRIVLNPGTTTSGPDSNPSASSTVQIVRSDATTASAVTDLTSSYPTALNSWKRGVSLFDNRTQVLVQDELSGKANIDTWWYMHTAADINIAADGKSAVLSQNGQQLLARIAAPSTATFSMMSAAPLWTSPQVAGQSANTGINKLSIRISGTSTVNLAVQFTPITGGATPALAAVTPLANWGTASAQYSALTSLALDGKPLSTFTPGTLAYQVQASSVSAPPTVSGASSSGATVAITQAPATPGQAKIVVTESGKSSVTYTVSFIPGAVPWVSLTASVDTASNPVSAVADNSLYTNWSVTGEQWIAFDLGRPQTVQHAEIYWGDVGATGAKYAIRVSNDNVNWTSVFSGTARQTADNQYASFSTGPIVRRYVRILVYGDPTNKMSIIRDVKLMSQDKPTPVSPTTNHYSATLASGATQLNLGDTTALSYTLLDPTGATVPNSTLPMSYTSSNSAIASINSSGVVTALKPGVVTLGVKVLVANQWVWAVRGITVKDPLDVVVMSNQDAYVQGGNWAGSNFKTAVKLLDSHSTPYPQFDRTTLMGFDLSSLAGKQIESAFVVFGANVTDSSGATASHVDALAVTSSWSESTVTYNTKPTTGDRVGYVAVDEDLVPRTMDITDYVRAKVGGSADLAFSQDDGGVGQGLVVSIDSRRSADKPYMQIRLRSGAPLAAPTLSTAISTSPSAPGVITGTVSGPASTKMTVDLAAATAPTCPVARASGRPLGAITVTTNGSGTASFTVNGALTIGDWVYGAVSDTEPKSSNMSSCLQVTAAPGVGQKLTLLSSQDGYVQGGTSSDSNFKTAVALLSSHTTAYPQYDRETFMDFDLSSLANKSIESAQVFFMATNTSTTTTNTHLTAFAVTTPWSESTVTFNTKPTTADRIGTVAVDKTAALRSMDITDYVRNKKGSVGRLAFSQDDNGVGTGSVVSIDGRRSTNKPYIVVTLRAYGTLAVPAISSALSNTSSVSGTVTGTVTGPASTSMSVDLYSTSASTCPISRYSGTALGAVSVTTNSAGNASFTVNGNLNIGDKVFGTVTAAGPRSSELSGCTTVVAAPGVSVKLSLATTQDAYVQGGDWAASNFKTAVTLFDRHSAAYPTFDRYTYMGLDLSSLSGKNIQSAQLMFYASVTDSGGTSSHIRANAVTSAWSESTVTFNTKPTMGASIGYTTVDSTSSLRSLDITSYVKANQGGSGSVAFTQDDAGVGTSLVVSITSKRTLTVANRPYLLVTLVPAT
- a CDS encoding glycosyltransferase, yielding MVASIRQDARLTIGVCVPAVTAIESIRLIPELRSVHITRYYETTPAHMLYFTEKYDLVGVDVPKQFRKVNLTLALRLLRGSRATVLEMPEPLWVRFLPTGVAIALTWKLSGLITGRKRILVTYAMENNELGHLIGGNRRVPPIFVRAFGLGLGLYIRLLLDKIAFATEGSQNLYMSIPFVRSVEHRLFEELPSDAGDKQTVPDPDACVFVGVLEERKGVAQLLTAWEEVERLNPTATLTIIGPGPLADRVTSWASQNPSRRKYLGQLPRAHVQRRLATAVTLIAPSIPDGRWREQVGLPIKEGLSHGLTVVTTDQTGLASWLRQHGHQVVAASNITAELPAAIKLALEHPLARASVIGSLPHIEGRYQSDAWIHER
- a CDS encoding glycosyltransferase family protein, with translation MREAVEHRILIINTLGGALLHYTKALSDNLEGAGYEVAVATIFEPSQATGGRLTWILRYLRVLLSARRMATNDKKNTVIVTWPVLGYLDLLLGMILGRRAVIEFVVHDPEPLVSAVGYDRRSRRLSRWAPFKRGLVVHSDAALADVVQQGFEAIVTKLPHPILPVAQSKNEPVNEPKVVRVLGQFKPDRDVKALEEISASIGPGVLLEIRGRRWPQIAGWHVSEGFVPEDELQSLLRTSDAVVVPYKRFYQSGIAIRCLEYGVPIVGPAGTSLEDLVGKSSPLLVSDTGTGAGWTSAIANALASDKDDVLRMVDELRLGSRKAWHEFIDRAGRT
- a CDS encoding sugar transferase, translating into MSAEVLGGVLAASEKPKMAHHDWRRSYRARLAITDFVVILCAVFATQAVWFGTVSSETNVASNLRSFTISYTSLSLLLAICWTGILSIYGSRGDRVIGTGSAEYRIVFDASLRLFGVFAILAFLLQIDFSRGYFIIAFPAGTLILLATRILWRRWLNHRRRLGEYSARVLLVGSEVSVLHTAKQLAGQPQAGYQVIAACIPNGRAAHSLGDTRVPVAGGVDDVASALRASGADTVVITSSDELSPERIRELSWSLEPGRQHLVVAPSLTDIGGPRIHTRPVAGLPLIHVETPRYEGFKRYQKRLFDVFSSALLLLVLSPVLLLIAMTVRLSTEGPVFFLQERVGLNGSTFFMMKFRTMVPNAEALLKNLQNESREEGNSILFKMKDDPRVTPIGKWLRRYSLDELPQLLNVLRGDMSLIGPRPPLQKEVDQYDTHVHRRFLMKPGITGLWQVSGRSDLSWDDSVRLDLYYVENWSMVGDFVILLKTARAVVGSSGAY